The following is a genomic window from Bombina bombina isolate aBomBom1 chromosome 3, aBomBom1.pri, whole genome shotgun sequence.
ATGTAGTTATTCTGGCACACTGCCAGTGAGAATCAGCTAtagatacaaattaaatatttGGATCAGAGCTATACAAGTCAATAGTTTTCTTTAGAGCATTCTGTGACTGTATTTATGTAACCTATTCACTCCTTCTAAGGATTATCCCTGTATCCACTGTAATATAATCGCTCTGTTCAATATTGTTATTATACACCAGTGTCTGATTCACAAATATGTGTGATTATATATGTGTAGAGCTGGCGATTCCGTAATTTTGTATCTTATAGATATTACGTTATTCCCTTATTCactcttgggggtagatttaccaagcagcggatgctgctatctacccccgtactttccagctcgccagaaatggaagttaaggagcagcagtcataagaccgctgctccttaactcgtctggcaccactgaggtggcggacagcaatcagcccgatcggctacgatcgggttgattgacagaccctgctagcggccgaatggccgtgaatgtgcagggggctgcattgcacaagcattttactagaaatgcttgagcaatgataaatgcagacagagtatgcagtcggcatttatcgatgtgcggcggacattgataaatctacctcttGAAATGTTATAAATAACTATTCCAAGTTTCAAGAGTGAATAAGGGAATAACGGCTCCCAATATGGTGATTATTAGAACCTTATCACAGTGATATAATATGGATTAGAAGTTGATGTATACAGACACGCATTATATAGCGACTATTTAAGATATACTCAATGGTAATCCACAGGGAAAGTGGAATAGTTATTTATAACATTTCAAGAGTGAATAAGGAAATACTATTAACAGGAACAGctctatttttaatatttatagaaATTGCCTCACATAGGCAACTTGCTAAATTGGATATATCAATATTATTTAATGTTGCATATCTATAAGATACAAAATTACGGAATCGCCAGCTCTACACATATATAATCAGACACTGGTGTATAATAACAATATTGAACAGAGCGATTATATTACAGTGGATACAGGGATAATCCTTAGAAGGAGTGAATAGGTTACATAAATACAGTCACAGAATGCTCTAAAGAAAACTATTGACTTGCATAGCTCTAATCCAGTTACTTAATTTGTACCTATAGCTGATTCTCACTGGCAGTGTGCCAGAATGAGTACATCAATACTGCTCAATGATGCATAtccaataaatacaaaattgctacAATTACCAGCCTTACAAGTGTATAAGCATAACACAAACTTGAACCTGTGATGGGATTGTTGTAAAATCAAGAAACATCCATAAACACACAGTCCCCAGAGAATATTATTCTTAAAGGCAATTGATCAATTGAGATAATAATATTGTGGCACACTTGTAGGCAAGAGAACCTAACACATATACCCAGTTTAACCTTTTGTAATCCATATCAACTTAGCCACCTCCAAGCACTATTGCTCTAATAGCCACTGATACCATTATAATTTATTGCTGAGCCTTTACTGAGTGCGCACAATTCTTATCAGTAGCATTTGGTCACGCTAGCTATGTACTTTATTTATTCTTGTGGTTCTTATTTATCTACAATCCTAGGCCCTATTTGATAACTTATTAACCACAAGATTTAATTGAATCTCATACTATTCCCTCCAATTGTAACTTTGTTATTTCccatttttaatttaataataaataaaggttatgttttattacCATTGGTTACATTCTGCCTAAttaagtctgggcacagagtgctaatgTTGCATGCTTTGGTggaaagttttctttctttttccacaaatAGACTTTTAAACTGCTTTGAGTGATCCTAATTCCTCCACTGATGGTGGCCTGGGGGCAATTGCCACTCTGCCCAGTCCGCCCCTGGATGTATTTTTAACATCTGTCTGCTCTGTGTAGTTCTGATTTGTGGATTACTCACACTTTAGAACACAAAACTCTTCAGGGATGTTTTTTTTAGTTCTGAAAACCAGACAAGTTTATCAAGCTAAGAAGTCAAGATTTGAACTAATTCCAGCTGTGAGTAAATGTGGTTTAATTGAAGTCGtataattttgaaacattaaaacaAGGTGATAAAAAGGTATAAAAAAGATGAACTTCTATGTAATAAAATAAGACAATATTTTGAAAGCTTTCCATTTACTTGACTATGCTAAACATATTTATACGCCTGCAATCGTTCTCTCTACTGATGCTGAAAAGGTGTTTGACAAGATGAATTGGTCATTTTTACAGGCTGCTCTTCAACAAAATGGTTTTGGAGAGATTATGATTAATATAATTTTTGTCCACCTCCACAAAGATGGGCCCCCGGTGCCTGGagtctggatgaagatgggcctGATGTCAGATCAAGATTAATATTTAAGAATCGTGATGGGTTTATGGTGGCATAGTGGGTTAATAGTTAGTGACTTGCGGTGGGTTTATGGTgggttagatatttattagtgtagtgttagtttgtgatcgTGGGGTAAttcagtttaggggtaataggagTAGCGGTTAGGGAGATGGCAGTTATTCAAGGGATTGTTTACTATACATCGGAAATATGTTTGCCGATGCTGGGTGTTGCCTAAGCCAGCATCGTCGACCAATGACGTGTATAGTAAACGCTCTATGTagggagcttggaatattctgaCAAGCTTGCTCAACATAGTGGAGGATCCCTTTAAATATCTCGCCACTTGGTAACATTTTCGATCATCTGGGCCTTTTTCTGGATCCATAAATTTAAATTACTGGAAATGTGCCATCTTAACCCTTTTGAAAACTTTACACAAGTACTATACTATAATTCAATGTGCCTTTCCTATACATATCCCTACAAGCTGTCTTGGCACTTCATTTCACAAGAAGAGTTACAGGTACAGTGTTTCATTCAGGAGATCAAGTGAGCTACTGTGTTCCAGTATATGAAACCCATAGGCTTCAGCATGCGGTCCAAAAATTTAATCTAGCAGGACAACATCTCACAAGCTACCTTGCAAAGCTGCTAAAAGAAAGAGATGAGTTTGGACTGGTTGTGGAAGAAGAGTCTGTTAGAGATATAAAGGAGAAACTGTGTTACATAGCTGATAATTTCCATTTTGAGCCTCCTTCACAAGTGCTGTATAATCTACCAGATGGTCGAACAGTTACTTTAGGTAGGGAAAGATACAGGACTTGTGAAGCTTTGTTCAGCCCACAGCTATTAGGGAAAGATCAATATGGCATTCATAAAAGAGTGCTTAAATCACTTCTACTGTCTGATGTGGATTTAAGAAAACAATTTGCTGGGAATATTGTTGTATCAGGTGGAAGTGCTTTGTTCCCAGGTTTGACATCTCAACTTCAAAAGGAAATCTCTTCCATGGTTCCCCTGGATTTGTTGAACACTGTGAATGTATCAAGGGTTCTTGATAAAGATTTTGCAGTCTGGCGTGGTGGAGCAACTATGGCTAATTTGCAGAGTTTTCACACTACCTGGATCAGCAGACATGATTATAATGAATTTGGTCCAAACATTGTTCATAGAAGATGTTTTTAATTTgtaatgaaattttaaaaagtaCAATTAAGTCTAAGATTTTAATTTTAAGAAGAATGAACTGCACAAGATTTTCACAACAGCACTATTCCTGGTGGTGGCATTTTAACATTTGTAATGAGGCACTTAAAGGGGCACCGTACTAAAAATATAAATAGCACATCTGAAAAcaaatacagctgtattagttgtATACTTCCTACTAAAGTGTATTGCCTAGTATTTATAATTGGATACTAGGTACTCCTGACACTTTGTGAGCTTTAAGGTGTCAAAGTCAAAGCATAAGTAGGAAGTGCACAACTGCTATTGGTATAGTAGTTAAAACATGAAGTAAATGTATCACTATTTCCCAGAATGATTATTTGAGTACAGTTTGCGTTTTAATCACTATTTTTTTTCATCAcaactataatttattttattatttgtattaactAGACAGGGAAACACAACCTTTTAATATGTTAGTCACAATGAGCACCAAAATGGAAAGCACTTTAAGAAttcattttaattgtatttctttataCACATTTACAGTGTAATATTTTCTGGTTTGCATGTGATCATCTTATAATACTAATCACAAGTTATTTGCCAATTGATAAGTTTATGGTTTTATTAATTTCACTGAGTTATCCACAATTGTTTCACACAATTTCATTGAGTGACCACAAAATGTTCTAAATTTGCAGGGCACAATTTTTGAAGAATGTCAAGCGTGATCCTCTCATTCTGGCTAGTTAGTGGTCTGTGAAGATGGGAATGTCATTAAATTacattagttttttctttttttgttcacaCTGACATCCAAATGTCAATGGCTTAATGTTTTTCTAAAGTTCAGTCAATAAAATTTtaacctataaaaaaaattaataagttaatatcgggcagactttctgggcctatggctcttatctgccgtcaatatctatgtttctatgtttatactGTACTATACACAAGTCGGCTCCGGGCTGCTCTCAAGTATCTACAATTACTTATTTCACATGAATCTGCCTCCTTTCCCACTTACACAATGAAACTGGAAGATGAACAGAATATCTCTCTGTGAAAGTCAGAATGGAAAAATATTTTCAAGGTAATGTCACATACATACTTCTCTATGTGGAGGAGTTAGCGCAGTAGTGATATCTGAAgttagcatgcctgagtcttttacTCGGGTGCTAACTTTCTACTTTGAACTTGCTAACCCGGCCAAGCAAATTTTTTGCTTTGAGCACAAAAAAAAATtagtgtgccatttgtaatctggccaaaaatgTATAAGAAACAGGAGTATTGCACACTATACAAGTGGGCCTTCACAGGTATTTTCACAGAGCTTCAGAAAGGCAAATGAAAGGCAACTAaagtaaactaaactaaagtaaagtAAACACTATTACATTTTTTCCCAGCCCATTAGCCGTTGTAgtcatcagtggcgtatttaggcttTCCCACCATACATATCACAGATCAGATCATCTCTCCATTGAGGGCGTGCCTCCGTCTTCCACGTAGGACGTAGGTAGGTGTGACGGTCAACAAAACTTCTGATTGGCGGACCTAACCACGTACACCATCCAATCAAAATCGTAACTGACCGGCATCTAACTATACACTATGATAGCGTGtttcattacagggagtgcagaattattaggcaagttgtatttttgaggattaattttattattgaacaacaaccatgttctcaatgaacccaaaaaactcattaatatcaaagctgaatagttttggaagtagtttttagtttgtttttagttatagctattttagggggatatctgtgtgtgcaggtgactattactgtgcataattattaggcaacttaacaaaaaacaaatatatacccatttcaattatttatttttaccagtgaaaccaatataacatctcaacattcacaaatatacatttctgacattcaaaaacaaaacaaaaacaaatcactgaccaatatagccacctttctttgcaaggacactcaaaagcctgccatccatggattctgtcagtgttttgatctgttcaccatcaacattgcgtgcagcagcaaccacagcctcccagacactgttcagagaggtgtactgttttccctccttgtaaatctcacatttgatgatggaccacaggttctcaatggggttcagatcaggtgaacaaggaggccatgtcattagattttcttcttttataccctttcttgccagccacgctgtggagtacttggacgcatgtgatggagcattgtcctgcatgaaaatcatgtttttcttgaaggatgcagacttcttcctgtaccactgcttgaagaaggtgtcttccagaaactggcagtaggactgggagttgagcttgactccatcctcaacccgaaaaggccccacaagctcatctttgatgataccagcccaaaccagtactccacctccaccttgctggcgtctgagtcggactggagctctctgccctttaccaatccagccacgggcccatccatctggcccatcaagactcactctcatttcatcagtccataaaaccttagaaaaatcagtcttgagatatttcttggcccagtcttgatgtttcagcttgtgtgtcttgttcagtggtggtcgtctttcagcctttcttaccttggccatgtctctgagtattgcacaccttgtgcttttgggcactccagtgatgttgcagctctgaaatatggccaaactggtggcaagtggcatcttggcagctgcacgcttgacttttctcagttcatgggcagttattttgcgccttggtttttccacacgcttcttgcgaccctgttgactattttgaatgaaacgcttgattgttcgataatcatgcttcagaagctttgcaattttaagagtgctgcatccctctgcaagatatctcactatttttgacttttctgagcctgtcaagttcttcttttgacccattttgccaaaggaaaggaagttgcctaataattatgcacacctgatatagggtgttgatgtcattagaccacaccccttctcattacagagatgcacatcacctaatatgcttaattggtagtaggctttcgagcctatacagcttggagtaagacaacatgcataaagaggatgatgtggtcaaaatactaatttgcctaataattctgcactccctgtataatatgttTTCCATCCAAGTTACCTTAAATATGACAACATCAGCATATGATTTGCAAATCTATAGGAAAACGTACAAATGTTACAAGAATCACTAGCCCTGGTATCTACATACGATGTAATTTAGTCGATATAGTTACTTGCTTCTATCAGAATCACAGTTTATATAATCAACTGAGTTATGCAGTAAATGGAGCTTATGTATTGTGATGTTGATTTTTAATAGATGTTTAAGGAGCGCCAATACAGGCAGAGACAGATGATAAATTAAATAGGTGATAAATTTAATAGGCAATGATTGTGCAATACTTGTAAAACAGATCTAAACAATATAATAAACTCCTAAAACATACAAtgctaaaattcatggatccatgatgtaaacaaattaataaataataaatattaaaataatttaaaatataaaacataaaaccaAGGTTGGCGGTTCGAACACTAGTAACAAAGTAAAAATAGATGGACATATAAGGATGGatgtataaaaaagaaattaattagATGGATGATTAGTCCATGGAAGTatcaaatgtgaaaaaagtgaataaaaatatataatcaatgaAAAGGTTGATGATATGAGTCCCAAAAAAGTGAAGTAAAATTGGTGGGGTCCTGTGGAAGTGTATAAAAATACTGAAatgtaaaaatgatataaaaatataaaaatataaaaatatatgatgtCGCAAAAAAGTGAAAGAGTGACTTGTGGTCAAACAAGATAAAAAAGTGATGAAAACAATATAATCCAAAGGTCTGATATCATCCAAGTTAAGTGAAAAAGTCAAATTGATCCTCAAACTACTTGATAGTATGTTCCAAAGTGTATCTGTGCAAGTTATGCGAGGTGAAGAATCTACAAATATCCAAAGGTTTCCTCAAATATCCATTTCCtgtttacctataaataaaaacagtacaTTGTGCAATATAGCTAAAACTCAAAGATAAACAATTGAAAAGAAGCTCACCAtaaatatgtcaacgcgtttcggtcctatgAATGCGTTGACATATTTATGGTGAGCTTCTTTTCAATTGTTTATCTTTGAGTTTTAGCTATATTGCACAATGTACTGTTTTTATGTATAGGTAAACAGGAAATTGATATTTGAGGAAACCTTTGGATATTTGTAGATTCTTCACCACGCATAACTTGCACAGATACACTTTGGAACATACTATCAAGTAGTTTGAGGATCAATTTGACTTTTTCACTTAACTTGGATGATATCAGACCTTTGGATTATATTGTTTTCATCACTTTTTTATCTTGTTTGACCACAAGTCACTCTTTCACTTTTTTGCGAcatcttatatttttatatttttatatttttatatcatttttacatTTCAGTATTTTTATACACTTCCACAGGACCCCACCAATTTTACTTCACTTTTTTGGGACTCATATCATCAACCTTTtcattgattatatatttttattcacttttttcacatttgatACTTCCATGGACAAATCATCcatctaattaatttattaattatacaTCCATCCTTATATGTCCATCTATTTTTACTTTGTTACTAGTGTTCGAACCGCCAACCTtggttttatgttttatattttaaattatttgcatattattttgtttacatcatggatccatgaattttagcattgtatgttttaggattttattatattgtttagaTCTGTTTTACAAGTATTGCACAACCATTGCCTATTAAATTTATCACCTATTTAATTTATCATCTATCTCTGCCTGTATTGGCGCTCCTTAAACATCTATTAAATACATTGTTTTCCTATTAGGGTCAGCTAAGGACCCTTTGTTTTTGAGGAGCCGTAGATAGCCATCCTAGTCTAGCGCTGATAAACACCCCTTTCTTACGTATTGTGATGTTGATACTTGAAAGAGACATTATAATAATCCACATATTGAGAACACATATATTTATTCACTAGTGCACATAATCGTCAAATAGACAACAGTACCAGGAATTCAGGTGTAACAACTTAATCACTAACTAGACAAATGGCTAACTGATTGGCTTGTTTGTTGTAGGGGGTGTGTCCATCACCTTTGGGTGTAGGTAGCGTAACCTTATTTAAGGGTTGATTTTGTATCACAGTACATGCCTGATGAAATGATTTTAACCGTGAAGCGCGTTGCATTACCTGTTTGTGCACATTacagcatgagttgtttttaatattgtttttatctttatattaaaacatttttttaatcatatacTCTCATTTCTGAGTGCATTACTCTACGCTACCTTGGGACGCATCCTCTCCTGGGATTCCAGTAACTGCCTtgtatcagctagctggtctgctgttgaaaaccagcctgcatctattggcacattggagtgccttcacaGAATGTGTGTACCCTGtactattcttgtgcttatatacAGTTGGTGACTGATTCACACATACGCCGCCTCTCTCCTTTCCTTGTTCTTTACAGAGCTAAAGTAAACCATGAAAACTAATAAATTCAGACTTGATGACGTTTAAATGTAAGTTTTTcacttaattattaaagggacagaaaagtttaTATATTTCTGCAATGTGTTTAAGGTATATTAGGATTTAAACAGTCTCTTTCTTCTTACCTTGTGAATCAACACAGAAGTTGTATTTCAGCCCTCCACTGTGACATACGTAAGTCACAGCACAGACAGCTCTTCAACAGCTaaattgtgcactttgggttagggaGAATGATACAAAGTGGGAGCTTTGCATTTTTGTAGCTTTTATATagtttaaaagttaaattttatattCAGGTACCAGAGGGGTTAAACAGAGGGCTTAAACATCAGACGTGATCttgatgtatttaaataaattttgTTTAAGTTTGGATTATCAATATATTACCCAAGTTCCATATGTAATTGTTAATACCCTTATTATAACTCAGTTTTTTCATTCTCTAACTATCTTTGTTTGAAAGGCCATCACTTAAATAAGTTAATGTCACTCATATGTAATAATTTTGATATGAATATTTAATAGGTAATTACTGATACATTTGtttgcgtatgctgtctgcatttatggatgttgggcagacatgatccgctacagcggatcatgttcgcccgacatttgttaaatcttcCCCCAAGTATGACGATGTGAAGCTTCACCAGCCAGCACCTGTTAAGTGTTAAAAAAGGAGAATAGCCGCAGGCACAATAGGAGTAATGAGTAGTATCCATGTTGTTATAGTTCTGCCCAtcaatttaatgtcccttcaacATGCCATTTAAATATGGACTATCCACAAACAtttaattgttaatatatataataatatcataTGCTATGATTTTCATTTTGTGGACCATAAATATACTTCATTTGCTTTGGACTCTTCTTGAACATCAACAAACAAAGCTGCTGTATTTGTAGCTGGATGTCTGCAATTCTTTTCATTCAAGAAGACAAGCCAGGCGCAGCATTAAATGCAtaattatataactatatacatacatgcaggagATGGTGTGTAAAACACCATATAGGTGTTATCCTGGTAACGCCGAACAGatttggactccttgcccaatgtgcctagagtaatatggctgcacctcactgacgaggcccaaaggaggccaaaatgatcatctgggattGTTATTtactttgttcagaggagaattgcctggtattttggggctggactgaccttattaggttggatgagactgatatacttcagaaaagtgcttctctgtaaaaagcacaaatgAGCTAAAAGAAGCTAATCCTGGGCACagtacaagccactgagctgttgttcgtgtCTGGCAgatcacttctctttctgtatgtatctatacataGTAAGGTAAAAAGTAATTCCTTGTAAGTTTAATTTCCTAtaccatttacttttttttaagcTCTCATTAGAATGGTTTCTTGTGTCAAGTCAAGGCAGAGTGACACTTAAATGTCTTGTCCAGATCACATATcgataatcattttcacactttGAAAGGGAGTaatagattaagggctagattacaagtggaacgctaaattataGTGCGCCCACGAACGGgcaaattaaccagccattacaagtggctcacgTTAGTAATTAGCgcaccgaaaattaaccagagattagttctctggttaattttctaaaagtgccccaaatgccctcaaaatggagggcattatagtttttttatttttaaaaaaaattagcattttttttaaattaaaaaaaaaaccgcaCTAAGCTGTTTTGGGGCTTGAAAgtttgtgggagtggggtgttagaaaaaatggccctgaaaaatgcctttacattgcagtctatgggaactgtgtgttcccatagactgcaatgtaaataaatatgtatatgcatttatacatatatatctatgtgttaatatgtgtatatacacatattaacacataaatatgtatgtatatattcatatacatatatatttaacaatgctgcccatcgctgagctacttacccccttcactatgcaaggttctgatgccgtctctgacggcataagAACGAGACTCCCATAAGAGCCTATAGAAGTGCATTCTCATGAgatttgcaatttacttgtaataccagagtacTTTAACATGTactgatattacaaagtggagcgctaatatcgcttgcccTTAAtcgggttgggggggggggaaatattggTAAAATAAGCATCCCAATAATCCACTTGAGAATAAATGGGCGTgtgtgca
Proteins encoded in this region:
- the LOC128652580 gene encoding actin-3-like, coding for MAAVLALHFTRRVTGTVFHSGDQVSYCVPVYETHRLQHAVQKFNLAGQHLTSYLAKLLKERDEFGLVVEEESVRDIKEKLCYIADNFHFEPPSQVLYNLPDGRTVTLGRERYRTCEALFSPQLLGKDQYGIHKRVLKSLLLSDVDLRKQFAGNIVVSGGSALFPGLTSQLQKEISSMVPLDLLNTVNVSRVLDKDFAVWRGGATMANLQSFHTTWISRHDYNEFGPNIVHRRCF